One genomic segment of Vespa crabro chromosome 3, iyVesCrab1.2, whole genome shotgun sequence includes these proteins:
- the LOC124422795 gene encoding transmembrane protein 18, whose product MSDPIATDMIDGIWPFLKSIDWRDPWLALLLTFHIAVTMTALMTRNHANFQIILFLVLLLLVYFTETINEVAATNWMVFSRQQYFDSKGLFISIVFSTPILMNCMIMVASWLYQSSQLMTSLKRAQLRQQAKNRQSNGDLSNANDNANRQKQE is encoded by the exons ATGTCAGATCCCATAGCCACAGACATGATCGACGGAATCTGGCCATTTTTAAAGAGC ATCGATTGGAGAGATCCATGGCTGGCTTTGTTATTAACTTTTCATATTGCTGTTACAATGACAGCTCTGATGACACGAAATCATGCTAATtttcaaatcattttattCCTTGTATTAT TACTTCTTGTTTACTTTACTGAAACCATCAATGAAGTGGCTGCAACAAATTGGAT gGTTTTCTCAAGGCAACAGTACTTTGATTCTAAaggattatttatatcaatagtTTTCTCTACACCTATTTTGATGAATTGCATGATCATGGTG GCCAGTTGGCTATATCAATCCAGTCAATTAATGACAAGTTTAAAAAGAGCACAGTTGAGACAACAGGCAAAAAATCGGCAATCCAATGGTGATTTGTCAAATGCAAATGATAATGCAAATCGACagaaacaagaataa
- the LOC124422923 gene encoding pre-piRNA 3'-exonuclease trimmer-like translates to MEVTRKNFEKILPMVKEVLKEAEFIAFDSEFTGLNSDDINSSYFDTIEEQYEYLRKTTESFIIIQFGITAVTKLETDKYKTATFNFYLFPMSIPTKNRRFLCQVGAVEFLSSYYFDFNKVIYNGISYLNKTEKVILKQYLENDELLKNVENNMLYKNDNEIKRAIDTVAKWLENSNKNDNVLKLFASSYNVQYFLQKVLRDRFPVIWTTSNDKEVTIFMVTLEVRKILEKEEEQNLDEALLDSYVGFTKVFNFLVDLKKPIVGHNPLLDLMYMYKLFYKSLPKNYKEFKTEIHKLFPKIFDTRCLSYQLKDDNKEDLCLSHSLGSLYYFFSEGKGSNHISKSVTIETGYSIKNLYKAHDAGFDSYLTAYIFIKMAYVYIIAKKEETFPYSIVYGIKEFMNYINLPHTSNFYLKLDGEDPETEKPQLLFVKTPIDVDISQISKKLAPFGSFNIKPFKRNRTFIAVASHGSARDILNHFRNNKELHIVPYNPIKHSPSIRYLIFGSAFLSGGIVAWMFHRSISKSI, encoded by the exons ATGGAAGTCACGaggaaaaatttcgaaaaaatattaccaatggTAAAGGAAGTTTTAAAAGAAGCAGAGTTTATTGCTTTTGATTCAGAATTTACTGGTTTGAACAGTGATGATATAAATTCAAg TTATTTCGATACTATTGAAGAgcaatatgaatatttacgaaaaactactgaatcatttataattattcaatttggTATTACCGCTGTCACAAAATTGGAAACTGATAAATATAAGACTGCAACTTTcaatttttacctttttcccATGTCTATTCCGACAAAGAATAGACGATTCTTATGCCAGGTTGGAGCAGTAGagtttttatcttcttattatttcgattttaacAAG GTAATTTATAATGGTATTTCATATCTTAACAAAACTGAAAAAGTTATATTGAAACAATATTTGGAAAATGATGAgctattaaaaaatgttgaaaataatatgttatataaaaatgataatgaaattaaaagggCCATTGATACAGTAGCTAAATGGttagaaaatagtaataaaaatgataatgtttTAAAACTTTTTGCAAGTTCTTATAATGTACAGTACTTCTTGCAAAAAGTATTAAGAGATCGTTTTCCAGTAATCTGGACAACAAGTAATGATAAAGAG gTAACAATATTTATGGTAACATTGGAGGTACGaaagatattagaaaaagaagaagaacaaaatttaGATGAAGCCTTGTTAGATTCATATGTAGGATTTACAAAAGTATTTAATTTCTTGGTAGACCTAAAGAAACCTATTGTTGGACATAATCCTTTACTCGATctaatgtatatgtacaaattattttataaatctttacCAA AAAACTATAAAGAGTTCAAGACTGAAATACATAAACTATTTCCTAAAATTTTTGATACTAGATGTTTAAGTTACCAACTAAAAGATGACAATAAAGAag ATTTGTGTCTTTCACATTCACTTGGCTCTCTTTACTACTTCTTTAGCGAAGGCAAAGGATCTAATCATATATCTAAATCAGTAACGATAGAAACAGGTTACAGcataaaaa atCTATATAAAGCTCATGATGCAGGATTTGATTCATATTTAActgcatacatatttattaaaatggcatatgtatatattattgcaaagaaagaagaaac ATTTCCATACAGTATAGTGTATGGTATAAAAGAGTTCATGAATTACATAAATTTACCACATActtccaatttttattta AAACTAGATGGTGAGGATCCAGAAACAGAAAAACCACAATTACTGTTTGTAAAAACACCAATCGATGTTGATATAAGTCAG ATATCGAAGAAATTAGCTCCCTTTGgatcttttaatataaaaccTTTCAAGCGTAATCGTACTTTTATAGCTGTTGCGAGTCATGGGAG tgcacgtgatattttaaatcattttcgaAACAACAAAGAATTACATATTGTTCCTTACAATCCCATAAAACATTCTCCATCGATAAGGTATCTTATttt tgGTAGCGCGTTCTTATCCGGCGGAATTGTAGCTTGGATGTTTCATCGTTCTATATCAAAATCTATTTAA
- the LOC124422995 gene encoding alpha-tocopherol transfer protein-like, giving the protein MEESTSYSTKEKDESSKELCDEFLSETKSEFREEILSNESSKKEFMINQNKLKFAPYLNVYGKELKPRMTIDDEFIEKARKELRETPEVVAEALKTIRELVKGDSDLFLPDHDEFFTIFLRPCKWYPISAFHLIQRYYKFRLNYPYMVENLTPMNMKYCFCANLLIPLPIECIDGSRLLLIYGGAKWKPKEHNPYDLLKCLMIMLEVVIKEPATQIAGVQIIIDGKNLPFSHVPYITPKFAAMMTEWIQTCLPCRLKNIHIINQPFIANVIFTIFKPFLSEKFYKRVHFHGTNREKLINMIGRKALPKEYGGLEMSESPIGEDIWNYFYHWQEEFENSLKYGYINKK; this is encoded by the exons ATGGAAGAATCAACGTCGTAttcaacgaaagaaaaagatgagtcAAGCAAAGAACTTTGTGACGAATTTCTCTCCGAGACTAAAAGTGAATTTCGCGAggaaattttatcaaatgaatcaagtaaaaaagaatttatgataaatcaaaataaactAAAGTTTGCGCCATATTTAAACGTCTATGGAAAAGAACTGAAGCCCCGAATGACCATCGATGATGAATTTATAGAAAAGGCTCGGAAGGAACTTCGTGAAACACCAGAAGTAGTTGCTGAAGCCCTGAAAACTATCAGGGAATTAGTAAAAG GAGATAGCGACTTATTCCTACCGGATCATGACGAATTCTTTACGATATTTTTACGACCATGTAAGTGGTATCCAATTAGTGCGTTTCACTTG ATacaaagatattataaatttcgtttaaattaCCCGTACATGGTCGAGAACTTAACACCAATGAATATGAAGTATTGTTTTTGTGCGAATCTTTTGATACCTCTTCCGATAGAATGTATTGACGGTAGTAGACTTCTGCTTATATACGGTGGAGCAAAATGGAAACCAAAGGAACATAATCCCTACGACTTATTAAAATGCTTAATGATTATGTTGGAAGTTGTTATTAAGGAACCCGCAACACAG atcGCCGGTGTACAAATTATCATCGACGGGAAAAATTTACCATTCAGTCACGTGCCTTACATCACACCAAAATTTGCAGCTATGATGACGGAATGGATTCAAACGTGTTTGCCTTGTCGCCTGaagaatattcatattatcaaTCAGCCTTTCATAGCCAATGTCATCTTTACTATCTTCAAACCTTTTTTGTCG gaaaaattctataaaagGGTTCACTTTCACGGGACAAATAGAGAAAAGCTGATAAATATGATAGGTAGAAAAGCGTTGCCTAAAGAGTACGGCGGTTTGGAAATGTCTGAAAGTCCTATCGGTGAAGATATCTGGAATTACTTCTATCACTGGCAAGAAGAATTCGAaa attCTCTTAAGTACGGATACATTAACAAGAAATGA
- the LOC124422999 gene encoding retinaldehyde-binding protein 1, translated as MSFELEEYPIDSDTKALAVKELRETEENVKDGIETLRKYIEEDKKLYFRTDDEFLIIFLRPCKFYPQSAYELIKRIADFKQKQAALLDNLIPSDEKKSFLEHNVVNVLKNRDEKRRRVLILNINKYWDPSKVSADQLFRLLYIVHEAAMFEPETQVRGSIVIMDFDGLSMKQVMGLTPSFNIRLLTFIQDALPFRLKEIHIVKQPFLFNMVWQMFKPFVREKLKKRIFFHGTKMSSLHNYIASSHLPKNYGGELPEIDYTSADWYPTILQYEDRIKEWNSYGYRKNE; from the exons ATGTCCTTCGAATTAGAAGAATACCCTATCGATTCGGATACCAAAGCTCTCGCAGTAAAAGAACTCAGAGAAACCGAGGAAAATGTGAAAGATGGTATCGAGACTTTGAGAAAGTATATCGAag aggataaaaaattatactttaGAACGGATGACGAATTCCTTATAATCTTTCTTCGACCATGTAAATTTTATCCACAAAGTGCTTACGAATTGATAAAGAGAATCGCTGACTTTAAACAAAAGCAAGCTGCTCTTTTGGACAATTTAATACCTTCCgatgaaaagaaatcttttctcGAGCACAATGTCGTCAATGTGCTCAAAAatagagatgaaaaaagacgAAGGGTATTGATACTTAATATCAACAAATATTGGGATCCTTCGAAAGTCAGTGCCGATCAATTATTTCGATTGCTTTATATCGTCCATGAGGCCGCTATGTTCGAACCTGAAACACAA GTACGCGGTTCCATCGTAATAATGGATTTCGATGGTCTCTCGATGAAACAAGTGATGGGTTTGACACCATCTTTTAATATAAGACTTCTAACTTTTATTCAAGATGCCTTACCGTTCCGATTGAAGGAG ATTCATATCGTAAAACAGCCGTTTCTCTTCAATATGGTCTGGCAAATGTTTAAACCTTTCGTtcgtgaaaaattaaaaaaacgtATATTTTTCCATGGTACGAAAATGTCCTCATTGCATAATTACATTGCATCTAGTCACTTACCAAAAAATTATGGTGGTGAATTACCTGAAATCGATTATACCAGCGCCGATTGGTATCCGACAATTCTTCAATACGAAGATAGAATAAAAG aatGGAATTCATATGGGTAccgtaaaaatgaataa